A genomic segment from Actinomadura hallensis encodes:
- a CDS encoding DUF2267 domain-containing protein, whose translation MGATGHSTFDKTVDKTNHVLKEIEQAYGWPKERRNHSYDALRAVLHALRDRLTVDECADLAAQLPLLVRGVYYEGWDPSRVPVKMNKEEFLQAVQREFPHEIEGDMERLVSTVLQALRQYVTEGEWQDIKSSISRDLRPLIPA comes from the coding sequence ATGGGCGCCACAGGACATTCGACCTTCGACAAGACCGTCGACAAGACGAACCACGTGCTGAAGGAGATCGAGCAGGCCTACGGCTGGCCGAAGGAACGGCGAAACCACTCCTATGACGCGCTGCGCGCCGTCCTGCACGCGTTGCGCGACAGGTTGACCGTGGACGAGTGTGCGGACCTGGCCGCCCAGCTGCCCTTGCTGGTCCGCGGCGTGTACTACGAGGGCTGGGACCCCAGCCGGGTACCAGTGAAAATGAACAAGGAAGAGTTCCTGCAGGCCGTCCAGCGCGAGTTCCCCCACGAGATCGAGGGTGACATGGAACGGCTGGTGTCCACCGTCCTGCAGGCGCTGCGCCAGTACGTCACGGAAGGTGAGTGGCAGGACATCAAGTCCAGCATCTCCCGGGACCTGCGTCCGCTCATTCCGGCCTAG
- a CDS encoding MFS transporter: protein MTTTGEPGTIRTRIPARLDRLPWSRFHWRIVIGLGTVWILDGLEVTIVGSVAARMTEPGSGIDVSSGDIGTAAAFYVAGACLGALFFGQLTDRFGRKKLFLLTLGLYLVATVATAFATEAWYLFLFRFLTGAGIGGEYAAINSAIDELIPARNRGRADLAINGSYWLGAAIGSLGSVLLLNDALLSADLGWRLAFGIGGVLGLGIMLVRRTVPESPRWLFIHGRAEEAERIVDRIEREVQAETGEPLPRPAQSITVRQRKSISFREIARVTVRRYPNRTVLGLSLFVGQAFMYNAVTFDLGTILSDFFDVASGTVPYFLAAFALGNLMGPLLLGRLFDTVGRKPMIAGTYFGSAALIAVTAALLMADVLTSTTFIILVALSFFVASAGASSAYLTVSEIFPMETRALAIALFFAVGTAAGGITGPALFGQFIGSGRLDLVALGFFIGCGAMLLGGFAELIFGVRAERQSLENIARPLTAEEADAATPQEQESYRQAELERELSPDDRRLVAERDRRARERRARRRERETKGPRRFRPGPGGSQTYSPGMMGTSGTPSRSKAAAERDLDREIDDLARATEEGPVERRDLAERVGARGWGPGRFRRALTEATKEGRLVRLPHNRYGSGSSRRDGE from the coding sequence ATGACGACCACCGGAGAACCGGGCACGATCCGGACCCGCATTCCCGCTCGGCTGGACCGCCTGCCATGGTCGAGGTTCCACTGGAGGATCGTGATCGGCCTCGGCACCGTCTGGATCCTGGACGGGCTGGAGGTCACCATCGTGGGTTCCGTCGCGGCCCGGATGACCGAGCCGGGCAGCGGCATCGACGTGTCGAGCGGCGACATCGGCACGGCCGCGGCCTTCTACGTCGCCGGCGCATGCCTCGGTGCGCTCTTCTTCGGCCAGCTCACCGACCGCTTCGGACGCAAGAAACTGTTCTTGCTCACACTGGGGCTCTACCTGGTGGCGACCGTGGCGACCGCGTTCGCGACCGAGGCGTGGTACCTGTTCCTGTTCCGCTTCCTCACCGGGGCCGGCATCGGCGGTGAGTACGCGGCGATCAACTCGGCCATCGACGAGCTGATCCCCGCCCGCAACCGCGGCCGGGCGGACCTCGCCATCAACGGCAGTTACTGGCTGGGCGCCGCCATCGGCAGCCTCGGCAGCGTGCTGCTCCTCAACGACGCCCTGCTGTCGGCCGATCTCGGCTGGCGGCTGGCCTTCGGCATCGGCGGCGTCCTCGGGCTGGGGATCATGCTGGTGCGCCGGACCGTCCCGGAGAGCCCGCGCTGGCTGTTCATCCACGGCCGCGCCGAGGAGGCGGAACGGATCGTCGACCGGATCGAGCGCGAGGTGCAGGCCGAGACGGGGGAGCCGCTGCCCCGTCCGGCGCAGAGCATCACCGTGCGGCAGCGCAAGTCGATCAGTTTCCGCGAGATCGCGCGCGTGACGGTCAGGCGCTACCCCAACCGCACCGTCCTCGGGCTGTCGCTGTTCGTCGGGCAGGCCTTCATGTACAACGCCGTCACGTTCGACCTGGGCACGATCCTCAGCGACTTCTTCGACGTCGCGTCCGGCACGGTGCCCTACTTCCTGGCCGCGTTCGCGCTCGGGAACCTGATGGGGCCGCTGCTGCTCGGACGGCTCTTCGACACCGTCGGCCGCAAGCCCATGATCGCCGGCACCTACTTCGGCTCCGCGGCGCTCATCGCGGTGACCGCCGCGCTGCTCATGGCCGACGTGCTGACCTCGACGACGTTCATCATCCTGGTCGCGCTGAGCTTCTTCGTCGCGTCGGCCGGGGCCAGCTCCGCCTACCTGACGGTCAGCGAGATCTTCCCGATGGAGACCCGCGCCCTCGCCATCGCCCTGTTCTTCGCGGTCGGCACCGCGGCGGGCGGAATCACCGGCCCGGCGCTCTTCGGCCAGTTCATCGGCAGCGGCCGGCTGGACCTGGTCGCCCTCGGGTTCTTCATCGGGTGCGGGGCCATGCTGCTGGGCGGGTTCGCCGAGCTGATCTTCGGTGTCCGCGCCGAACGGCAGTCGCTGGAGAACATCGCGCGTCCGCTGACCGCGGAGGAGGCCGACGCCGCCACGCCGCAGGAGCAGGAGAGCTACCGGCAGGCCGAACTGGAGCGAGAGCTGTCGCCGGACGACAGGCGCCTGGTCGCCGAACGCGATCGCCGCGCCCGGGAGCGCAGGGCCCGGCGCCGTGAGCGGGAGACGAAGGGGCCACGGCGCTTCCGTCCCGGCCCTGGGGGCTCGCAGACGTACTCGCCGGGAATGATGGGGACCAGCGGCACTCCGAGCCGGTCGAAGGCGGCCGCCGAGCGGGACCTCGACCGTGAGATCGACGACCTCGCCCGGGCGACCGAGGAAGGCCCGGTGGAGCGTCGTGACCTGGCGGAGCGGGTCGGCGCCCGGGGCTGGGGTCCCGGCCGGTTCAGGCGCGCCCTGACCGAAGCGACCAAGGAGGGGCGCCTGGTGCGGCTGCCGCACAACAGGTACGGCTCCGGATCCTCCAGGAGGGACGGGGAATGA
- a CDS encoding LuxR C-terminal-related transcriptional regulator, with protein MTEVPLLGSKLEAPAPPPGLVERPRLGRVLDAGLQRPLTLVNAPPGWGKSVLLSWWTRATDLRVGWLGVEDGDDPRFWSHLRAALSSAGGFAGDALPSPDEAPHEVFLARLAAVLADLREPVSVVLDDFHRIRDPRVLKGLEYLVRHAGRSLRMIIVTRGGPGPPLARLRLAGAVTVLEAAELSFTMAETAELLAALGLELPDRYTRMLLQRTEGWPAGLRLAGLSMRGHCDPLRFVDGLTGDHEAIAGYFVSEVLDGLDDGHLEVLLCGSVLDQLTGSLADALTGRSDGERVLAELWKAGTFLDPVGDRRSSYRCHRLLGEFLRRELARRAPRRVPDLHRRAAAWYAARGSSPEALQHALLSGDWRMATDLLAGHWPDIVLSDSAPPFGAPDPAPPEAALRDNPDLALACALHQRILGDRQGTDRYLRLAEDRAAEAGDGKAGDEKATAIRLIRSVTAGDVAATFSLASRLLAHREGGEGARSVALSALGTARLATGDLRAAETALDDGVAAAERAGLDRARAVCLSRLAVARALLGDLHLAGRTAHDSLSVMAAPAVCGYAYLALAITHHEWGDGKEAARYLDLAKSPGDRLLTALIGIVRLWSLQAGESSAGADGTLREARRALTGWAVPTYIAHRFTAAEAALRTSFGDTGTAARLLADQAGASPGGSAPLAVALARVQLRDGDPETALRTAAGAPNGELGLSLEAGLLEALAADRLGRDRHASATLEKILRLADRERFRGVFLREGRAARRLLSSHLDSGTACWPFVMDVVGCAAERTVDGPVAPLTERELTVLRYLQSVLTTEEIAAEMHLSVNTVKTHTRHIYRKLTASRRREAVRKAREARLL; from the coding sequence GTGACTGAGGTTCCGCTGCTGGGGTCGAAGCTGGAGGCGCCGGCCCCTCCACCGGGGCTGGTGGAGCGCCCACGCCTCGGCCGCGTTCTCGACGCCGGGCTGCAACGCCCGTTGACGCTGGTGAACGCTCCGCCCGGCTGGGGGAAGTCCGTGCTGCTGAGCTGGTGGACGAGGGCGACGGACCTCCGGGTCGGCTGGCTCGGCGTCGAAGACGGGGACGACCCCCGGTTCTGGTCCCATCTGCGGGCGGCGCTGAGCTCGGCGGGCGGATTCGCCGGCGACGCCCTGCCGTCGCCGGACGAGGCGCCCCATGAAGTGTTCCTGGCCCGGCTGGCGGCCGTGCTGGCCGATCTGCGCGAACCCGTGTCCGTCGTCCTCGACGATTTTCATCGGATACGTGATCCGCGGGTCCTCAAGGGCCTGGAGTATCTGGTCCGGCACGCCGGGCGGTCACTACGGATGATCATCGTGACGCGCGGTGGTCCGGGACCTCCGCTGGCGCGCCTGCGGCTCGCCGGTGCGGTCACCGTACTGGAGGCCGCAGAGCTTTCGTTCACCATGGCGGAGACCGCCGAACTGCTGGCCGCACTGGGCCTGGAGCTGCCCGACCGGTACACCCGCATGCTGCTCCAGCGCACGGAGGGCTGGCCGGCGGGCCTACGGCTGGCGGGGCTGTCCATGCGAGGACACTGTGATCCGCTGCGCTTCGTCGACGGGCTGACCGGCGACCACGAGGCCATCGCGGGCTACTTCGTCTCCGAAGTGCTGGACGGTCTTGACGACGGGCATCTGGAGGTCCTGCTGTGCGGCTCTGTGCTGGACCAGCTCACCGGCAGCCTGGCCGACGCCCTCACCGGCCGGTCGGACGGTGAACGGGTCCTGGCCGAACTGTGGAAGGCGGGCACCTTCCTCGACCCGGTCGGCGACCGGCGCTCGTCGTATCGCTGCCACCGTCTTCTCGGTGAGTTCCTTCGCCGTGAGCTGGCCAGGCGGGCGCCGCGGCGGGTCCCCGACCTGCATCGGCGCGCGGCCGCCTGGTACGCGGCACGGGGCTCGTCCCCGGAAGCGCTGCAGCATGCCCTCCTGTCCGGGGACTGGCGGATGGCGACGGATCTGCTGGCCGGCCACTGGCCCGATATCGTGCTGTCGGATTCGGCCCCGCCCTTCGGGGCGCCGGACCCGGCGCCGCCGGAAGCGGCGCTCCGCGACAACCCAGATCTTGCGCTGGCCTGTGCACTGCATCAGCGGATTCTCGGTGATCGGCAGGGAACCGATCGCTACCTGCGCCTCGCCGAAGACCGCGCCGCCGAGGCAGGCGACGGCAAGGCCGGCGACGAGAAGGCCACGGCGATCCGCCTGATCCGGTCGGTGACGGCGGGCGACGTGGCCGCGACGTTCTCCCTGGCGTCACGGCTTCTCGCGCACCGGGAGGGCGGCGAGGGCGCACGTTCCGTCGCCCTTTCCGCACTCGGCACGGCCCGACTGGCGACCGGGGACCTGCGCGCGGCCGAAACGGCACTCGACGACGGGGTGGCCGCGGCCGAGCGCGCGGGCCTGGACCGGGCGCGGGCCGTGTGCCTCAGCAGGCTCGCCGTGGCCCGTGCCCTGCTCGGCGACCTCCATCTCGCGGGGCGGACCGCTCACGATTCGCTCAGCGTCATGGCGGCGCCCGCGGTCTGCGGGTACGCCTACCTCGCGTTGGCGATCACGCACCACGAATGGGGCGACGGGAAAGAGGCCGCACGGTACCTGGATCTCGCGAAGAGTCCCGGCGACCGGCTGCTCACCGCGCTGATCGGCATCGTGCGGCTGTGGTCGCTCCAGGCGGGCGAATCCTCCGCCGGAGCGGACGGGACACTGCGCGAGGCCCGCCGCGCACTCACCGGCTGGGCGGTGCCGACGTACATCGCCCACCGGTTCACCGCCGCCGAGGCGGCGCTGCGGACGAGCTTCGGGGACACCGGCACGGCCGCCCGGCTCCTGGCCGATCAGGCGGGGGCGTCGCCGGGCGGCTCGGCGCCGCTGGCGGTCGCGCTCGCGCGCGTACAGCTGAGGGACGGCGATCCGGAGACGGCCCTGCGGACGGCCGCCGGCGCGCCGAACGGGGAACTGGGGCTCAGCTTGGAAGCGGGTCTGCTGGAGGCATTGGCCGCCGACCGTCTCGGCCGTGACCGCCACGCGTCCGCCACCCTGGAGAAAATTCTGCGACTCGCCGATCGTGAGCGGTTCAGGGGTGTGTTCCTCCGCGAGGGCCGGGCCGCGCGGAGGCTGCTGAGCTCCCACCTCGACTCGGGGACGGCTTGCTGGCCGTTCGTCATGGACGTCGTCGGATGCGCGGCCGAGCGGACGGTGGACGGCCCCGTCGCGCCGCTGACCGAGCGGGAGCTGACGGTGCTGCGGTATCTCCAGAGCGTCCTGACGACCGAGGAGATAGCGGCCGAGATGCACCTCTCCGTCAACACCGTGAAGACGCACACGCGCCACATCTACCGGAAGCTCACCGCCTCCCGGCGCCGGGAGGCGGTGCGCAAGGCGCGGGAGGCCCGGCTTCTCTGA
- a CDS encoding Hsp20/alpha crystallin family protein gives MALPSIRRPGDTMLTPRAFEPLYEQMEQLVNAAFSGITTEMPWAPATDVSETDDAYVVEAELPGLKKDEIDVSLHDRELAITGEVKERERRGLRHRKQRRSGRFECRVYLPGDIDADRIDASLSDGVLTVTVPKAKTEKDRHIEIKG, from the coding sequence ATGGCACTGCCCAGCATCCGCCGCCCTGGAGACACGATGCTCACCCCGCGGGCGTTCGAACCCCTCTACGAGCAGATGGAGCAGCTGGTGAACGCGGCCTTCTCCGGCATCACCACGGAGATGCCCTGGGCGCCGGCGACGGACGTGAGCGAGACCGACGACGCCTACGTGGTCGAGGCAGAGCTCCCCGGTCTGAAGAAGGACGAGATCGACGTGTCACTGCACGACCGGGAGCTGGCCATCACGGGAGAGGTCAAGGAGCGGGAGCGCCGTGGGCTGCGGCATCGCAAGCAGCGGCGCAGCGGCCGGTTCGAGTGCCGCGTGTACCTGCCCGGCGACATCGACGCCGATCGGATCGACGCGAGCCTCAGTGACGGCGTGCTCACCGTGACGGTCCCCAAGGCCAAGACCGAGAAGGACCGCCACATCGAGATCAAGGGCTGA
- a CDS encoding IS30 family transposase yields the protein MLTLVDREEISRGVAEGLEGRAIAERIGRCPSIVSREIARHGGRETYRAARADRTAQRARQRPKTRKIDADAYLRLVVVELLKQGWSPQQVAGRLPIDHPGDQHVRVSHEAIYGWIYALPKGELARQCLVLRSGRTRRRPAHGRAPRAPRIRGIRWIDDRPADAVDRQVPGHWEGDLVVGKDGKTAVATLVERVSRFVVLVPLAGRDATTVSEAVIDQVQGLPDVMRRSLTWDCGPEMAEHAAITLKARLPVYFAHPHSPWERGTNENTNRWLREYFPKGTTITNDPDYLQAVADELNNRPRAIFGFKKPKEVFAELLTSGIASTG from the coding sequence ATGCTGACATTGGTCGATCGGGAGGAGATTTCCCGGGGGGTCGCCGAGGGACTTGAGGGCAGGGCCATCGCGGAACGGATCGGACGGTGCCCGAGCATCGTGTCGCGCGAGATCGCCCGGCACGGCGGGCGGGAAACCTACCGGGCCGCGCGGGCCGACCGGACGGCGCAGCGGGCGCGGCAGCGGCCCAAGACCCGCAAGATCGACGCCGACGCCTACCTGCGGCTGGTGGTGGTCGAACTGCTCAAGCAGGGCTGGTCACCGCAGCAGGTGGCCGGGCGGTTGCCGATCGACCATCCCGGCGACCAGCATGTGAGAGTGTCTCACGAGGCGATCTACGGCTGGATCTACGCACTGCCCAAGGGCGAACTCGCCCGCCAGTGCCTGGTGCTGCGGTCAGGCCGCACCCGCCGCCGGCCCGCGCACGGCCGCGCGCCGCGGGCACCGCGGATCCGCGGGATCCGGTGGATCGACGACCGTCCCGCCGACGCCGTCGACCGGCAGGTCCCCGGACACTGGGAGGGTGATCTCGTCGTCGGCAAGGACGGCAAGACCGCTGTGGCCACGCTGGTGGAGCGGGTGTCGCGGTTCGTGGTCCTGGTGCCCCTGGCCGGACGGGACGCCACCACCGTGTCCGAGGCCGTCATCGACCAGGTCCAGGGCTTGCCGGACGTGATGCGCCGGTCGCTGACCTGGGACTGCGGGCCGGAGATGGCCGAACACGCCGCGATCACACTCAAAGCCCGCCTGCCGGTGTACTTCGCCCACCCGCACTCCCCGTGGGAACGCGGCACCAACGAGAACACCAACCGCTGGCTACGGGAATATTTCCCCAAAGGCACCACCATCACCAACGACCCGGACTACCTGCAGGCCGTCGCCGACGAGCTCAACAACCGTCCCCGCGCTATCTTCGGCTTCAAGAAGCCCAAAGAAGTCTTCGCCGAGCTACTGACCAGCGGAATTGCTTCCACCGGTTGA
- a CDS encoding integrase core domain-containing protein: protein MLPPVEGRGSKGDSFDNAAAESLNSLYKKELIDFRGGWENVMDVTIATMEWVAWYNTERIHSYCGNIPPREYEEAFHRSRGTATRAG, encoded by the coding sequence TTGCTTCCACCGGTTGAGGGCAGGGGCAGCAAGGGCGATTCCTTCGACAATGCCGCGGCCGAGTCGCTGAACAGCCTGTACAAGAAGGAACTCATCGACTTCCGTGGCGGCTGGGAGAATGTGATGGACGTGACAATCGCCACGATGGAATGGGTGGCGTGGTACAACACCGAAAGGATACATTCCTACTGCGGGAACATTCCCCCGCGCGAGTACGAGGAAGCGTTCCACAGGTCACGCGGCACAGCGACCCGGGCCGGCTGA
- a CDS encoding ABC transporter substrate-binding protein, with protein sequence MAGAVHAAVNKVPSLTDRLGSDGHLKISTESIIAEEPDVVLGLPDGVSREALSAVGIPVLNEPSFCPEGIENPGYETIYEQMRLYGKVFDRRDKAEQAVRDLQKRIQTVQAGLPDQKGRKVAVLWPYRGEGTVGAYGGQSMATPQLKTLGARNVFADTDKRVFEVSMEELLGRDPDTIILLHTDGTQQEIKQALLDIPGAKDLRAVKDDAIHVQLFNFTEPPTLLVLDGLERLATYFKGE encoded by the coding sequence ATCGCCGGGGCGGTCCACGCCGCGGTCAACAAGGTCCCCTCCCTCACCGACCGGCTCGGCTCCGACGGGCACTTGAAGATCTCCACCGAGTCGATCATCGCCGAGGAACCCGACGTGGTGCTCGGCCTGCCCGACGGCGTCTCGCGGGAGGCCCTGTCCGCCGTCGGCATCCCGGTGCTGAACGAGCCCAGCTTCTGCCCCGAGGGGATCGAGAACCCCGGCTACGAGACGATCTACGAGCAGATGCGGCTGTACGGGAAGGTCTTCGACCGGCGGGACAAGGCCGAGCAGGCCGTCCGGGATCTCCAGAAGCGCATCCAGACCGTCCAGGCCGGACTGCCCGACCAGAAGGGCCGCAAGGTCGCGGTCCTGTGGCCCTACCGGGGCGAGGGGACCGTCGGGGCCTACGGCGGCCAGAGCATGGCCACGCCGCAGCTCAAGACGCTCGGTGCCCGGAACGTGTTCGCCGACACCGACAAGCGCGTCTTCGAAGTCTCGATGGAGGAACTGCTGGGGCGCGACCCCGACACCATCATCCTGCTGCACACCGACGGCACCCAGCAGGAGATCAAGCAGGCGCTGCTGGACATCCCCGGCGCCAAGGACCTGCGCGCGGTCAAGGACGACGCGATTCACGTGCAGCTGTTCAACTTCACCGAACCGCCCACGCTCCTGGTCCTGGACGGCCTGGAGCGCCTGGCGACCTACTTCAAGGGAGAGTGA
- a CDS encoding class I SAM-dependent methyltransferase, with product MSPDSPVQDRITWYWDQHAPAYQQFQEQRLAHPDYDAAWTRVWRDALPGDTETVLDVGTGTGHAALTIAALGRRVTGIDIAPAMIAFARDNARRRGHDITFVQGDAVEPEAPGAPYDALVSRYLLWTLPDVDVALRNWRRLLRPGGRLAVVDAPWHVGGMRHSDTDPRARAYDAEARRALALAEADDITAWKERIIAAGFADVEVTPLTELFELDGVHGVATDHHRTLQHLITARNPSTR from the coding sequence ATGTCTCCGGACTCACCGGTCCAGGACCGCATCACCTGGTACTGGGACCAGCACGCACCCGCCTACCAGCAATTCCAGGAACAGCGGCTCGCACACCCCGACTACGACGCCGCATGGACCCGCGTCTGGCGGGACGCCCTGCCCGGCGACACCGAAACCGTTCTCGACGTGGGCACCGGCACCGGCCACGCCGCGCTGACCATCGCCGCCCTCGGCCGCCGGGTGACGGGCATCGACATCGCGCCCGCCATGATCGCCTTCGCCCGCGACAACGCGCGGCGCCGCGGACACGACATCACCTTCGTCCAGGGCGACGCGGTCGAGCCCGAAGCGCCGGGCGCCCCGTACGACGCGCTCGTCAGCCGCTACCTCCTCTGGACACTGCCCGACGTCGACGTCGCACTGCGCAACTGGCGCCGCCTGCTCCGGCCGGGCGGCCGCCTCGCCGTCGTGGACGCCCCCTGGCACGTCGGCGGAATGCGGCACTCCGACACCGACCCCCGAGCCCGCGCCTACGACGCCGAGGCCCGCCGCGCGCTGGCGCTCGCCGAAGCAGACGACATCACCGCCTGGAAGGAGAGGATCATCGCCGCAGGCTTCGCGGACGTCGAGGTCACGCCCCTGACCGAACTGTTCGAACTCGACGGCGTTCATGGCGTCGCGACCGACCACCACCGCACCCTGCAGCACCTGATCACCGCCCGGAACCCCAGCACTCGATGA
- a CDS encoding sulfite exporter TauE/SafE family protein, which produces MTAQAELVGFAAGALIAVVTAPVGVSGAVFLLPVQLSVLGVPSPAVTPTNLLFNVVAGPGALVRHHRQGNLTGSLTRLLAAGTLPGVVIGAVIRVFAVPGASVFRVLVGLFLLPLGLWLCVRVLRPRRRRSGRPSPRFITALALAVGTVGGVYGIGGGSIVGPVLVGRGMPVAQVAPAALASTFLTSLVGAAAYAVLSFTVDGDIAPDWSLGLACGLGGLVGGYLGARLQPRLPEDALRFGLGLLASALAVLYLLQVIG; this is translated from the coding sequence ATGACGGCGCAGGCGGAGCTGGTGGGCTTCGCCGCCGGTGCGCTGATTGCGGTGGTGACCGCTCCGGTCGGGGTGTCGGGGGCGGTTTTCCTGCTTCCGGTGCAGCTCAGCGTGCTGGGCGTCCCCAGCCCCGCCGTCACCCCGACCAACCTGCTGTTCAACGTTGTCGCCGGCCCGGGCGCCCTGGTCCGCCATCACCGCCAGGGGAACCTCACGGGGTCGCTGACCCGGCTGCTGGCGGCGGGGACGCTGCCCGGTGTCGTGATCGGGGCGGTCATCCGGGTGTTCGCCGTCCCGGGCGCCTCTGTCTTCCGGGTCCTGGTGGGCCTGTTCCTGCTGCCGCTGGGGTTGTGGCTGTGCGTCCGTGTCCTGCGTCCGCGTCGGCGCCGCTCCGGGCGGCCTTCGCCGCGGTTCATCACTGCGCTGGCCTTGGCCGTCGGCACCGTCGGAGGGGTCTACGGGATCGGTGGGGGCTCCATCGTCGGTCCCGTCCTGGTCGGACGGGGCATGCCGGTCGCCCAGGTCGCGCCAGCCGCGCTGGCCTCCACTTTCCTCACCTCACTGGTGGGGGCGGCGGCCTACGCGGTGCTCTCGTTCACCGTCGACGGTGATATCGCGCCCGACTGGTCCTTGGGCCTGGCCTGCGGCTTGGGCGGGCTGGTCGGCGGCTACCTGGGCGCCCGGCTGCAGCCCCGGCTCCCCGAGGACGCGTTGCGGTTCGGCCTCGGGCTGCTGGCGAGCGCGCTGGCCGTCCTCTACCTCCTGCAGGTGATCGGCTGA
- a CDS encoding GNAT family N-acetyltransferase: MDGVLPLDGRATLEISTEVAGLYRDCYAHPPWSETPEELAAYPEKLAASTGREGFAAWIMRDGGRLAGVCYGWPTPADLSGSRIYTTLIRAAGAERAAALTRNSFELAELFVHPAHRRRGLGETLLARAVAGWESAWLITHPGAPAARLYRRLGWRQDVALPADFYPQLPMSVYILDRSEPPATAEKRQAQLDPR, from the coding sequence GTGGACGGTGTGCTCCCGCTGGACGGACGGGCGACGCTGGAGATCAGCACCGAGGTCGCCGGCCTCTACCGGGACTGCTACGCGCACCCGCCCTGGTCGGAGACCCCTGAAGAGCTCGCGGCCTACCCGGAGAAGCTGGCGGCCTCCACAGGCCGCGAAGGGTTCGCGGCGTGGATCATGCGGGACGGCGGCAGGCTGGCCGGTGTCTGCTACGGCTGGCCCACACCGGCCGACCTGTCCGGCAGCCGGATCTACACGACGCTCATCCGGGCGGCCGGTGCCGAGCGCGCGGCCGCACTCACCCGGAACAGCTTCGAACTCGCCGAGTTGTTCGTCCACCCCGCCCATCGGAGGCGCGGCCTGGGAGAGACGCTGCTCGCCAGGGCCGTCGCGGGATGGGAATCCGCCTGGCTGATCACCCATCCCGGCGCGCCCGCCGCGCGCCTCTACCGGCGGCTGGGCTGGCGCCAGGACGTCGCGCTGCCCGCCGACTTCTACCCGCAGTTGCCGATGTCGGTCTACATCCTCGATCGCTCGGAGCCACCGGCCACGGCGGAGAAAAGGCAGGCGCAGCTCGATCCGCGCTGA
- a CDS encoding superoxide dismutase — MAYELPDLPYDYAALEPAITGEILELHHAKHHAAYVKGANDTLEKLEEARDKGQLGGLVGLEKTLAFNLSGHVLHTIFWDNLSPDGGDRPDGELGSAIDEHFGSFDAFKKQLTQATATVQGSGWGVLGWEPLGQRLIIQQVYDHHGNVGIGSTPLLVFDAWEHAYYLQYKNVRPDYVQKLWDLVNWNDVAARLTAAKNA, encoded by the coding sequence ATGGCCTACGAACTTCCGGACCTTCCTTATGACTACGCCGCCCTGGAGCCCGCCATCACCGGCGAGATCCTGGAGTTGCACCACGCCAAGCACCACGCCGCCTACGTCAAGGGCGCCAACGACACCCTGGAGAAGCTGGAGGAGGCCCGCGACAAGGGTCAGCTCGGCGGGCTGGTCGGCCTGGAGAAGACCCTGGCGTTCAACCTGTCGGGGCACGTCCTGCACACGATCTTCTGGGACAACCTGTCCCCCGACGGCGGCGACCGCCCCGACGGCGAGCTCGGCTCGGCCATCGACGAGCACTTCGGCTCGTTCGATGCGTTCAAGAAGCAGCTCACCCAGGCGACCGCGACCGTCCAGGGCTCCGGCTGGGGCGTGCTCGGCTGGGAGCCCCTCGGGCAGCGGCTGATCATCCAGCAGGTCTACGACCACCACGGCAACGTCGGCATCGGCTCCACTCCGCTGCTGGTCTTCGACGCCTGGGAGCACGCCTACTACCTGCAGTACAAGAACGTGCGCCCCGACTACGTCCAGAAGCTCTGGGACCTGGTCAACTGGAACGACGTCGCCGCCCGCCTCACCGCCGCCAAGAACGCCTGA